The Flavobacterium piscisymbiosum genome includes a region encoding these proteins:
- the nrfD gene encoding NrfD/PsrC family molybdoenzyme membrane anchor subunit — translation MSSHYEAPIRKPLVIGDKSYHDVTVDVAAPVEGPANKHWWIVFSIALIAFLWGLGCIIYTVSTGIGTWGLNKTVGWAWDITNFVWWVGIGHAGTLISAVLLLFRQRWRMAINRSAEAMTIFSVVQAGLFPIIHMGRPWLAYWVLPIPNQFGSLWVNFNSPLLWDVFAISTYLSVSLVFWWTGLLPDFAMLRDRAITPFNKRVYSILSFGWSGRAKDWQRFEEVSLVLAGLATPLVLSVHTIVSMDFATSVIPGWHTTIFPPYFVAGAVFSGFAMVNTLLIVMRKVSNLEAYITLQHIELMNIVIMITGSIVGVAYITELFVAWYSGVEYEQYAFLNRATGPYWWAYWSMMTCNVFSPQFMWFKKLRTSIMFSFIISIVVNIGMWFERFVIIVTSLHRDYLPSSWTMFSPTFVDIGIFIGTIGFFFVLFLLYSRTFPVIAQAEVKTILKGTGDNYIRERANKDSHHE, via the coding sequence ATGTCGTCTCACTACGAAGCACCCATTAGAAAACCTTTAGTTATAGGTGATAAATCTTATCACGATGTAACTGTAGATGTAGCTGCACCTGTTGAAGGTCCGGCAAACAAACATTGGTGGATTGTATTTTCAATCGCATTAATAGCCTTCCTTTGGGGGTTAGGTTGTATAATTTACACCGTATCTACCGGTATTGGAACATGGGGATTAAATAAAACAGTTGGTTGGGCCTGGGATATCACGAACTTCGTTTGGTGGGTTGGTATTGGTCACGCCGGAACATTAATTTCTGCGGTATTATTACTTTTCCGTCAACGTTGGAGAATGGCGATTAACCGTTCTGCAGAGGCTATGACTATCTTCTCGGTAGTTCAGGCAGGTTTATTCCCAATTATTCACATGGGACGTCCATGGTTAGCATACTGGGTATTACCAATTCCGAATCAATTTGGTTCATTATGGGTAAACTTTAACTCACCGTTACTTTGGGACGTATTTGCAATTTCTACGTATCTTTCAGTATCATTAGTTTTCTGGTGGACTGGTTTATTACCTGACTTTGCAATGCTACGTGATAGAGCAATAACACCTTTTAATAAAAGAGTATATTCTATCCTAAGTTTTGGATGGAGTGGTAGAGCAAAAGATTGGCAACGTTTTGAAGAAGTATCTTTGGTATTAGCTGGTTTGGCTACTCCGCTTGTACTTTCTGTACACACTATTGTATCTATGGACTTTGCTACTTCTGTAATTCCAGGATGGCATACAACAATTTTCCCTCCATACTTCGTTGCTGGAGCGGTATTCTCAGGATTTGCAATGGTAAATACCTTGCTGATCGTTATGAGAAAAGTTTCTAATCTTGAAGCTTATATTACATTACAACATATCGAGTTAATGAATATTGTAATCATGATTACAGGTTCTATCGTTGGGGTAGCGTATATTACTGAGTTATTCGTAGCTTGGTATTCAGGAGTAGAGTATGAGCAATATGCGTTCTTGAACAGAGCAACCGGACCTTACTGGTGGGCATATTGGTCGATGATGACTTGTAATGTTTTCTCTCCACAATTTATGTGGTTCAAAAAATTAAGAACAAGTATCATGTTTTCATTTATTATTTCGATTGTAGTAAACATCGGAATGTGGTTTGAAAGATTCGTAATTATTGTTACTTCTTTACATAGAGATTACCTTCCATCTTCTTGGACAATGTTTTCACCAACATTTGTTGATATTGGAATTTTCATTGGAACGATAGGTTTCTTCTTCGTATTGTTTTTATTATACTCTAGAACATTCCCTGTAATTGCTCAGGCAGAGGTAAAAACAATTTTGAAAGGAACAGGAGATAATTACATTAGAGAAAGAGCAAATAAAGATTCACATCATGAGTAA
- a CDS encoding cytochrome c: MKRIYKITLLVGITILVSSCHNTSAPNYQYFPNMYESLAYEPYSEAKIFKGGKEGQLPAQGSINRGFEPYEYENSTAGYELAKANLKSPLDSIERNSGKGKELFEIYCISCHGATGNGKGKLVEREKFLGVPSYKDREITEGSIFHVETYGLNAMGSHANQLSAHERWLVADYVLKLKSQL; the protein is encoded by the coding sequence ATGAAAAGGATATATAAAATAACACTTTTAGTTGGTATAACTATTTTAGTTTCATCATGCCACAATACTTCGGCACCAAACTATCAGTATTTCCCTAATATGTATGAGTCTTTGGCATATGAGCCATATTCAGAGGCAAAAATATTTAAAGGTGGAAAAGAAGGACAGCTTCCTGCACAAGGAAGTATCAATAGAGGTTTTGAACCTTATGAGTATGAAAATTCGACTGCAGGTTATGAATTGGCAAAAGCTAATTTGAAATCGCCTTTGGATTCTATCGAAAGAAATTCCGGAAAAGGAAAAGAACTTTTCGAAATTTACTGTATCAGTTGTCATGGTGCAACTGGAAACGGTAAAGGTAAATTGGTTGAAAGAGAAAAATTTCTTGGAGTACCTAGCTATAAAGACAGAGAAATCACTGAAGGAAGTATCTTTCATGTTGAAACTTATGGTTTAAATGCAATGGGTTCACATGCAAATCAATTAAGTGCCCACGAACGTTGGTTAGTTGCTGACTATGTTCTAAAACTAAAAAGCCAATTATAA
- a CDS encoding TAT-variant-translocated molybdopterin oxidoreductase, whose product MSSNKKYWKSVEELENSSIVEALRNNEFVEEIPTEEFLGNADALASSGTSRRDFLKYVGFSTAAVTLAACEGPVHKSIPYVLQPEQIIPGVADYYATTVFDGFDFANLLVKTREGRPIKIDNNTISGAKFSANARIHASILSLYDSMRLKEPKLDGKNGSWSAVDLRIKSSLADAKAKGGQVVLLTNTLASPSTEKLIGEFIAKNPNAKHVVYDAVSSSEALDAFETVYGERALVDYDFSKASLIVSVGADFLGDWQGGGYDAGYAQGRIPAGPTGSKKMSRHFQFESNMTLSGAAADKRIPLSTANQKQALVQIYNIITGSSVAVSLDAKFKDEATKAAQQLKLAGSKGVLVSGIEDKNAQLLVLAINQVLASEAFSTVGTRQIRKGSNAVVSQLVKDMNAGSVHTLIMSGINPVYTLADSASFVSGLKKVKTSVAFSLKEDETASITTIAAPVPHYLEAWGDVVITKGTYSLTQPTIRPIFDTKQFQDVLLSLNGTPGNFYDYIKANSASVVTGSSWNKVLHDGVFVIGSSALSAGSVDYASAANAVAKSKSGGEFELVLYTKTGLGDGQQANNPWLQEFPDPITRVSWDNYVTVSNADAKKYNLTNEIVANGGLNGSYATITTADGAKLENVPVIVQPGQAVGTVGLALGYGRKAALKDEMQVGLNAYALYKNFNSVQSVTIAKANGVHEFACVQGQKTLMGRGDIIKETTLKTFNDEDPEHWNEQPMVSLDHEEVKATTVDLWESFDRSTGHHFNLSIDLNACTGCGACVIACHAENNVPVVGKAEVRRSRDMHWLRIDRYYSSESTFEGDNERKENIAGLSSSLSTFNEMEKAGDNPQVSFQPVMCQHCNHAPCETVCPVAATSHGREGQNHMAYNRCVGTRYCANNCPYKVRRFNWFLYNKNSEFDYHMNDDLGRMVLNPDVNVRSRGVMEKCSMCIQMTQATKLKAKNEGRPVADGEFQTACSNACSSGAMIFGDVNDAESKVAKLAADDRSYHLLEHVGTKPNVVYHVKVRNT is encoded by the coding sequence ATGTCATCAAACAAAAAATACTGGAAAAGTGTTGAAGAACTAGAGAATAGTTCTATTGTTGAGGCGCTTAGAAATAACGAATTTGTTGAAGAAATTCCTACTGAAGAATTCTTAGGAAATGCAGATGCTTTAGCTTCATCTGGAACTTCACGTCGTGACTTTTTAAAGTACGTAGGATTTAGTACTGCAGCCGTTACACTTGCTGCTTGCGAAGGTCCTGTTCACAAGTCTATACCATATGTGTTACAACCAGAACAAATCATTCCTGGTGTTGCTGATTATTATGCAACTACTGTTTTTGATGGTTTTGATTTTGCTAACTTATTAGTAAAAACTCGTGAGGGTCGTCCAATTAAAATTGATAACAATACTATTTCTGGAGCTAAGTTTTCGGCCAATGCTAGAATTCATGCGTCTATCTTATCATTATATGATAGTATGCGTTTGAAAGAACCTAAATTGGATGGAAAAAATGGTAGCTGGTCTGCTGTTGATTTGAGAATAAAATCAAGTCTTGCTGATGCAAAAGCAAAAGGCGGTCAAGTGGTATTGTTGACAAATACTTTAGCGAGTCCATCTACTGAGAAATTAATTGGTGAATTTATCGCTAAAAATCCTAATGCAAAGCATGTTGTTTATGATGCAGTTTCTTCATCTGAAGCATTAGATGCATTTGAAACAGTTTACGGTGAAAGAGCTCTTGTTGATTATGATTTTTCAAAAGCATCTTTAATTGTTTCTGTTGGAGCTGATTTCTTAGGAGATTGGCAAGGTGGTGGATATGACGCAGGATATGCACAAGGTAGAATTCCGGCAGGACCTACCGGATCTAAAAAAATGTCTCGTCACTTTCAGTTCGAATCAAACATGACATTGTCTGGAGCTGCTGCTGATAAGCGTATTCCTTTGAGTACCGCAAATCAAAAACAAGCTTTAGTTCAAATTTATAATATTATCACAGGTTCTTCTGTTGCTGTTTCTTTGGATGCTAAATTTAAAGATGAAGCAACTAAAGCTGCTCAGCAATTAAAACTTGCTGGTTCTAAAGGAGTTTTAGTTTCTGGGATTGAAGATAAAAATGCTCAATTATTAGTTTTAGCTATCAACCAGGTGTTGGCTAGTGAAGCTTTTTCTACAGTAGGTACAAGACAAATTAGAAAAGGATCTAATGCAGTTGTATCTCAATTGGTAAAAGATATGAATGCTGGAAGTGTTCATACTTTAATCATGAGCGGAATTAATCCAGTTTATACATTAGCTGATTCAGCTTCTTTTGTATCTGGATTGAAAAAAGTAAAAACTTCGGTTGCTTTTTCTTTAAAAGAAGATGAAACCGCATCAATAACTACAATAGCTGCTCCGGTACCTCATTATTTAGAGGCTTGGGGAGATGTTGTGATTACAAAAGGAACTTATAGTTTGACTCAGCCAACTATTCGTCCTATATTCGATACAAAACAATTTCAAGACGTTTTATTATCATTAAACGGAACTCCTGGAAATTTCTATGATTATATTAAAGCTAATTCAGCTTCAGTAGTAACAGGATCTTCTTGGAACAAAGTTTTGCATGATGGTGTTTTTGTAATTGGTTCTTCTGCTTTATCTGCTGGATCTGTTGATTATGCTTCTGCTGCAAATGCTGTTGCAAAATCAAAATCAGGTGGAGAATTTGAATTGGTATTGTATACTAAAACAGGTTTAGGAGATGGTCAACAAGCAAACAACCCTTGGTTGCAAGAGTTTCCTGATCCAATCACAAGAGTTTCTTGGGATAACTATGTAACTGTTTCGAATGCTGATGCTAAAAAGTATAACTTAACAAATGAAATTGTTGCAAACGGTGGTTTGAATGGTAGTTATGCTACTATTACTACTGCTGATGGAGCTAAATTAGAGAATGTTCCAGTGATTGTTCAGCCAGGACAAGCTGTTGGTACAGTTGGTTTAGCTTTAGGTTATGGTCGTAAAGCGGCTTTAAAAGATGAAATGCAGGTAGGTTTAAATGCCTATGCTTTATATAAAAATTTCAATAGTGTTCAATCTGTTACTATTGCGAAAGCGAATGGTGTTCATGAGTTTGCTTGTGTTCAAGGACAGAAAACATTAATGGGAAGAGGAGATATCATTAAAGAAACTACTCTTAAAACTTTTAACGATGAGGATCCGGAGCATTGGAACGAACAACCAATGGTATCTTTAGATCACGAAGAGGTAAAAGCTACAACTGTCGATTTATGGGAATCATTTGATCGTTCTACAGGACATCACTTTAACCTTTCAATTGACTTAAATGCTTGTACAGGTTGTGGAGCATGTGTTATTGCTTGTCATGCTGAAAACAACGTACCAGTTGTAGGTAAAGCAGAAGTAAGAAGAAGCCGTGATATGCACTGGTTGCGTATCGACAGATATTATTCTTCTGAAAGTACTTTTGAAGGTGATAACGAAAGAAAAGAGAATATCGCTGGTTTATCTAGTTCATTATCTACATTTAATGAAATGGAAAAAGCAGGAGATAATCCACAAGTATCTTTCCAGCCAGTAATGTGTCAGCACTGTAATCACGCACCATGTGAAACAGTTTGTCCGGTTGCTGCAACATCTCACGGTCGTGAAGGTCAAAATCATATGGCATACAACAGATGTGTTGGTACTCGTTACTGTGCTAACAACTGTCCGTATAAAGTACGTCGTTTCAACTGGTTCTTGTACAACAAAAACAGTGAATTCGATTACCACATGAATGATGATTTAGGACGTATGGTATTAAATCCAGATGTAAACGTTCGTTCTCGTGGAGTTATGGAAAAATGTTCTATGTGTATTCAAATGACACAGGCGACTAAGCTAAAAGCTAAAAATGAAGGTCGTCCGGTTGCTGATGGTGAATTCCAGACAGCATGTTCAAATGCTTGTTCTTCTGGAGCAATGATATTTGGTGATGTTAATGATGCTGAAAGTAAAGTAGCTAAATTAGCTGCTGATGATAGATCATACCACTTATTGGAGCATGTTGGAACAAAACCTAATGTGGTTTACCATGTTAAAGTTAGAAATACTTAG
- a CDS encoding DUF3341 domain-containing protein, protein MSNKVIYAIYNDDDILMDAVKKTRAAHHHIEEVFTPFPVHGLDKAMGLAPTRLAICAFLYGCVGISVATTMMSYIMIHDWPQDIGGKPSFSFIQNMPAFVPIMFEMTVFFAAHLMVITFYMRSRLWPFKEAENPDVRTTDDHFLMEVAVNDNEAELVSFFEGTGAVEVKVIEKN, encoded by the coding sequence ATGAGTAATAAAGTAATATACGCCATTTATAATGACGATGATATTTTGATGGATGCAGTAAAGAAAACCAGAGCTGCTCATCATCATATTGAAGAGGTTTTTACTCCATTCCCAGTTCACGGATTGGATAAGGCTATGGGTTTAGCGCCAACAAGATTAGCAATTTGTGCATTTTTATATGGATGTGTTGGTATCTCTGTTGCAACAACCATGATGAGTTATATCATGATTCATGACTGGCCACAAGATATTGGTGGAAAACCAAGTTTTAGTTTCATTCAGAATATGCCTGCATTTGTGCCAATTATGTTTGAAATGACAGTATTTTTTGCTGCCCACTTAATGGTTATCACTTTTTATATGAGAAGTAGATTATGGCCATTTAAAGAAGCTGAGAATCCTGATGTAAGAACAACAGATGACCATTTTTTAATGGAAGTTGCCGTAAATGATAACGAAGCAGAACTGGTTTCTTTTTTCGAAGGTACAGGAGCTGTTGAAGTTAAAGTAATTGAAAAGAATTAA
- a CDS encoding quinol:cytochrome C oxidoreductase → MYTFSSKLKTFSIILMALGILGIGYGFLTAPKDIQEVEKILAADEHGSHGAAHEATAETSHHEAAEASHDSHKGGEHAKVNAADEHEKHLTHVLHQLQNKPWSALYVACIFFLLLSMGTLAFYAIQQVAQAGWSPVLFRVMQGITAYLPIGSVIFFIILILCGLHFNHIFVWLGEGVTDPNSPNYDKIIAGKAGYLNFVFWIIRAAIFLVGWNLYRYQSRKNCLAQDEANDDLYYKKNFKLTAGFLVFFIVSESIMSWDWIMSIDPHWFSTLFGWYVFASFFVSGITAIALVTVYLKSKGYLEYVNTSHIHDLAKFMFGISVFWTYLWFSQFMLIWYANIPEEVTYFVTRIQLYNLPFFGAVVMNFVFPLLILINTDFKRLSWVIVMAGVVILLGHYVDFFNMIMPGTVGDKWFIGVPEIASILFFLGLFIFVVFTALTKAPLLAKRNPFIEESKHFHY, encoded by the coding sequence ATGTATACATTTTCAAGTAAATTAAAAACTTTTTCTATCATCCTAATGGCCCTTGGTATATTAGGAATTGGATATGGTTTTTTAACTGCTCCTAAAGATATTCAAGAAGTTGAAAAAATTCTAGCTGCGGATGAGCATGGATCTCACGGTGCTGCACATGAGGCAACAGCAGAGACTTCACATCACGAAGCTGCTGAGGCTTCGCATGATTCGCACAAAGGTGGCGAACATGCAAAAGTTAATGCTGCTGATGAGCACGAAAAACATTTAACACATGTATTGCACCAATTGCAAAATAAGCCTTGGTCAGCTTTATATGTTGCGTGTATTTTCTTCTTACTACTTTCTATGGGAACTTTAGCATTTTATGCTATTCAACAAGTTGCTCAGGCAGGTTGGTCTCCGGTTTTGTTTAGAGTTATGCAGGGAATCACAGCTTATTTACCAATAGGTTCTGTTATTTTCTTTATAATATTAATTCTTTGTGGATTACACTTTAATCACATATTTGTATGGTTAGGCGAAGGTGTTACAGATCCTAATAGTCCAAACTATGATAAAATCATTGCTGGAAAAGCAGGTTATTTGAACTTTGTTTTCTGGATTATCAGAGCTGCTATCTTCTTAGTAGGGTGGAATTTATACCGTTACCAATCTAGAAAAAATTGTTTAGCTCAGGATGAAGCTAATGATGATCTATATTACAAAAAGAACTTCAAATTAACTGCTGGTTTCTTAGTATTCTTTATTGTATCTGAGTCTATCATGTCTTGGGACTGGATTATGTCAATCGATCCACACTGGTTCAGTACTTTATTTGGATGGTATGTATTTGCTTCTTTCTTTGTAAGTGGTATTACTGCAATCGCATTAGTTACTGTTTACTTAAAATCAAAAGGATATTTAGAATATGTAAATACAAGCCACATTCACGATTTAGCTAAATTTATGTTTGGTATTAGTGTTTTCTGGACTTACTTATGGTTTTCTCAATTCATGTTAATCTGGTATGCTAATATTCCTGAAGAGGTAACTTACTTCGTAACAAGAATTCAATTATACAATTTGCCATTCTTTGGTGCTGTAGTTATGAACTTTGTATTCCCATTATTAATATTAATCAATACAGATTTTAAACGTCTTAGTTGGGTAATTGTAATGGCTGGTGTTGTTATCTTACTAGGTCACTATGTAGATTTCTTTAATATGATTATGCCTGGTACAGTTGGAGATAAATGGTTTATTGGAGTTCCTGAAATTGCATCTATACTTTTCTTCTTAGGATTGTTTATTTTTGTAGTGTTTACTGCATTGACAAAAGCTCCTCTGTTAGCAAAAAGAAATCCTTTCATTGAAGAAAGTAAACATTTTCATTATTAA